The window CGCTGCTGGACCAGGGTGAGTGCGCTGTGCGCTGTGGCTGAGTCTCCTcgtctctgagcctcggttcccCACCTTTCACCCTGTgcgctcttttttttttcctgctctttctccccaaatccccccagtacatagttgtatatttcagctgtgggtccttctagttgtggcatgtgggatgccgcctcagcatggcctgatgaatggtgccatgtccgtgcccaggatctgaaccagcgaagccctgggccgctgaagcggagcgcgcaaactgaaccactcggccacggggccggccccgaccCTGCGTGGTCTTGAGCATGGGTGTGAGGCGTTGGGCGCTGGGCCTCATCTGAGACCATGGTTGTTGCTGGGTGACTGGGCGGACCTGGCCCCGGGGCTCAGGCCTGGACTCTTCCCACAGAGGCTGGAGGCACGGCCCCCCAGCTCACGGCCTCTCGCCTCCTGCAGCGGCGGCAGGTCTTCAGCCAGAATCTGGTGGAGCGTGTCCGGGAGCACCACAGGGTGAGCGGGCAGCCGTGGGATGACCAGCTGGGTCCCTGTGGTACCAGGCGTTCTCCCAGAGCAGCCTGGCACTGGGCctgctctctgtcccctcctTCAGTACTTGCACCCTCTCTCCCGTCACAGCCCTGTCTTACCCAGCAGGGAACAGGCCCCCCTCGAGAGGCCGAGTCCTCGAGTCCTCTTAACCAGTCTCCGTGGCCATCTCACAAATGagtgggtgaggggctggccggggACCCTGGCCCTGGCTCCCAGTTGAGGAACGGGGGGCTCGGGGCTGCAGCCTCAGGTCTTGGGAGGCACGTGGTGAGTTCAGTGGGTGCTCTTAAGTCACGCCCTCAGCCCAGCTGAGCTCCTGGGGCCCCTAGAGGTGAAGTGACCTTCTTGGGGTCACCCAGAcagccccgccccccccaacaAATGTGCCCAGGGTCACTGGCAACCCTGTTTCTCGCACAGGCCTTCCTGGCTTCCCTGAGCCCCCCTATGGCGGTGCCCGAGGACCAGCTCATGCGCTGGCACCCCCGCTTCAACGTGGACGAAGTGCCTGACATCGAGCCGGCGGAGCTGCCCCAGCCGCCCACCACAGAGAAGCTGGCCACCGCCCAGGAGGTGCTGGCCCGTGCCCGCAGCCTGATGTCGCCTAGGGTGAGGCTGGCCCCCAGCAGCTGGGCACCTGACAGGCCCTATCCTCCATCATGGGCTTCAGGGGTAGCGGGATGTGACGCCCACTGGCAGGCTCTGCCCTGGGGTGATGCCCACAGGCCCCGATGCACTGGGTGAGCTTGGGTTGGACAGATAGGGACTCCTGGGAGGGGAGTCCATGCAGGTGGGCctgtggctgggctgggggaggtctCTTTTGACCTTTTCTCTCTGATCTGCCCCAGATGGAAAAGGCCTTGAGTGACCTGGCCCTGCGCACAGGAGAGCCCGGCAGCCCCAGATCCCCCAGCCTAGCACTGCCGGCCAGCCCGCCGGCCACCCCACCCGCTGCCCTGAAGGGGGTGTCCCAGGCCCTGCTGGAGCGGGTGAGTATTCTGGTTCCtggtggcggggggggggagcTGTGGGCCAGCTGACCACTGACCACTCCCCATGCTCCCTGCAGATCCGGGCCAAGGAGGCGCAGAAGCAGCTGGCACAGATGACGCGGCGCCCGGAGCAGGAGCAGCGGCTGCAGCGGCTCGAGCGGTTGCCCGAGCTGGCCCGCCTGCTGCGCAGTGTCTTCGTGTCCGAGCGCAAGCCGGCGCTCACCATGGAGGTGGCCTGTGCCAGGATGGTGGGCAGCTACCGTGCGGCCATGAGCCCTGGTATGTGCAGCGTAGGGGCAGGTGCGGGGCTCCCTCCCCGTGTCCCGAGTCCCAGATCAGAGTGGGCCCTACGGATGCGCTGTCCCCCATGTGTGTTGGGTGCCTGCTGTGTGCACTGGGGGCACAGCACCCTTGAGGTCACTTCCTGAGTCTGCCTGGCTCCCTTTACCTCTGCAGCTTCACCAGGCTGCCTCCCCCTCACACACCCCGCCTTGTTGCCTCTGCAGTCCCTCAGTCAGCCCTGAGGCCCCAGGGGACTGTCCgctccctcccaggcctctggTCCCTCAGCGCTGCAGGGCACTTCCCACAGGTGGGTGTTTGCAGGCTGGGACTCCTGTCGGGCTCAGTGGGAGGGCCACCTCCTGGCAGGGCTGCAAGTCGTTGCCCTGGCTTGAGTCCTTCCTGCTTGTCACTGTTTACTCTGCTTCTGGAGGGCACAGATGGGtctggcccaggcctggctcacagcaggcccggggtggggctggcccaaaagCAGGCCTGTTGACAGGGCGCCCCGTACAGATGTGTACACAGGCCTGGAGGCTCCGGTTGCCGGTCCGGCCTCACACGTGCCCTCTCTGCAGGGGAGATGGAGACGCATGTGCGGCTCCTCTCTGAGCTGCTGCCCGACTGGCTCAGCCTCCACTGCATCCGCACCGACACCTACGTCAAGCTGGACAAGGCCGCGGACCTGGCGAGCATCATTGCGCAGCTGGCCCACCTGGCTAGGGCTGAGGAGACGCTGTGAGCCTGGCAGCTGTGAGCCAGCATCCACGCTAGGGCTCCAGgctccctggcctggcccccaTGCCTGTTTTATGTCCTTTATAAACACGATGCACTTTGCTCTCCCCTTCCTGAGTCCCCACGAGGGTCAGAGGCTGGACTGGGTTCTGCATGGCCCGAGGGCCTCTGGCCACTGGGTGGTGGGCCCACCCTCCTACAGCACGTTGTCATTAAACTGGTTTGTTGGTGGCTGTGTCTCTGCAGCTGGCGGGGGTGCAAGGCAGTGGGTGGGAGAGCTTTGCTGTCAGCGCAGCTTTGGGTAGTGTGCTGGGCAGAGTGACAGCCCAGATAGCCTCCCAAGGACCTTGAACTGGGAGATGGTCTTGGGTTATCTGGGCTGGCCTAGGGCCGTCACAGGGCCCTTCTGAGATGGGAAGATGGAAGGAGGGGCCATGAGCCCAGGAGTGGGCGCCTCAGCTGGGAAAGGCAGGAAATGAGCActgctgacctccagaactgtaggaggAGGTTTCAACCAGGTTTGCATGACCTGTCAGAGCAGCAGTGGGACACCAAGCTGGCAGCATGTGCCTCCTGAGCCTGTCTGCTCCATGTGACATGGCTCACAGGGAGGAGAGGACCACAGCCTGCTACAAACCAACCCCTGcaccttcctgcctcccaggcctGAGGCCCAGATCCCACCCCTGGATGAAGAAACAGCCTCTTTAGCCAAGTTGTTTATTCATGGTCCTGGTTCACTGTAAATGGACCTGCAgtggcctgggctgggctctgcccTGGGCCATCAGCCCCAGGTGCTGGCACTTGCAGAATCTGCAGGAAGGACCCCAGGTGGAGGCCCCGGGCTGGAGAGTCACCCAACCAGGGTTAGAAGAGAGTCCAGGCGGATGGCCAGTGCCccctggtggccagcagggctc of the Equus quagga isolate Etosha38 chromosome 13, UCLA_HA_Equagga_1.0, whole genome shotgun sequence genome contains:
- the CDT1 gene encoding DNA replication factor Cdt1, with protein sequence PAPGSRKRARPPAEPPCRESAPPARRRLQLPAEEVSGPRSPAAHDSPEHSSPRKKTKKAAVSAGPLSCLASEEGKVPSKVTFSELKSCLRRARELGTRVQELRTSARRKDAEEPSAPEAEGPPVGPCSGEKAPAYQRFHALAQPGPPGLVLPYKYQVLAEMFRSMDTIVGMLYNRSETVTFAKVKQGVQDMMRKRFEERNVGQIKTVYPASYRFRQERDVPTFRDGVKKSDYQLTIEPLLDQEAGGTAPQLTASRLLQRRQVFSQNLVERVREHHRAFLASLSPPMAVPEDQLMRWHPRFNVDEVPDIEPAELPQPPTTEKLATAQEVLARARSLMSPRMEKALSDLALRTGEPGSPRSPSLALPASPPATPPAALKGVSQALLERIRAKEAQKQLAQMTRRPEQEQRLQRLERLPELARLLRSVFVSERKPALTMEVACARMVGSYRAAMSPGEMETHVRLLSELLPDWLSLHCIRTDTYVKLDKAADLASIIAQLAHLARAEETL